Proteins encoded together in one Sceloporus undulatus isolate JIND9_A2432 ecotype Alabama chromosome 4, SceUnd_v1.1, whole genome shotgun sequence window:
- the LOC121928739 gene encoding protein zyg-11 homolog B-like isoform X4, giving the protein MVRFLHIQNRQRAPLTLCGECPAVQAEASPYSLVDICLNVLVADLEKFCVERPDGSLCLKESERLPQEVADRLLQTMAYRELLNDGTVGIFRGNQMRLKQACIRKAKISAQSFKKAFCHHKLVELDAAGMNDAVTVTDVVHGLGSSTWIQNNLQCLVLDSLTISPSNPYERCFSQLSGLRSLSITNVLFHNEDLAEVTSLPKLESLDISNTSVSDITALHACKNQLKSLTMHSLKCLKMSTPKFLEVIRELKHLIHLDISDEQHSTSDIPCRLLEQKDILPNLVSLDISGSKSITDEAVEAFVKQHPRMSFVGLLGTEAGYTDFLSGEGTLKVSGGENEMQISEALKRYSERACFVKEAFFHLFTQTCFMRITKPEILKLVIIGMRNHPLDLAVQLTASACALNLTRQGLAAGMPVRLLSSVIQLLLKAMETFPEQQQLQKNCLLSLSSVRILQDVPFNRFAAAKFVVQWLCNQENQHIQRIAVNIISILALKLSDEQAAQLTSEFYIVVGKLLEIIEQKTNQNELDTTFHFTLSALWNLTDEAPTTCRHFIDNKGLELFLRVLETFSSDSSIQHKVLGLLNNVAEVRELHSKLMQKDFIDHVSELLSSAEMEVGYFSAGIIANLLSRGEQAWTLSQTQRRSLIEKLHSALLKWPTPECKMVALPAYRSLRPFYPLLDCFALPGVQIWAAWAILHICCKTHSTSTPGFTNCGLLEDPNLQTMLRDTVPC; this is encoded by the exons ATGGTGCGGTTCCTGCACATCCAGAACCGGCAGCGAGCGCCGCTGACCCTCTGCGGGGAGTGTCCGGCTGTGCAG GCTGAAGCATCACCATATTCTCTAGTTGACATCTGCTTGAACGTCTTAGTAGCTGATTTAGAAAAATTCTGTGTAGAAAGGCCAGATGGGTCATTGTGTCTCAAAGAATCTGAAAGGCTTCCTCAAGAAGTGGCTGACCGATTGCTGCAGACAATGGCATATCGAG aGCTGCTTAATGATGGCACAGTGGGCATCTTCCGGGGGAACCAAATGCGTTTGAAGCAAGCTTGTATCCGGAAGGCTAAAATCTCAGCCCAGTCATTTAAAAAAGCCTTTTGTCATCATAAACTAGTTGAACTTGATGCTGCAGGAATGAATGATGCGGTTACTGTTACAGACGTGGTGCATGGGCTGGGTAGCAGTACCTGGATTCAGAACAACCTTCAGTGCCTTGTTTTAGACTCATTAACTATTTCCCCATCAAATCCTTATGAAAGATGTTTTAGTCAGTTATCTGGTCTTCGCTCTTTGAGCATTACCAATGTGCTTTTCCACAATGAAGATCTAGCTGAAGTTACTTCCCTGCCAAAATTAGAAAGCTTGGACATATCCAATACTTCTGTCTCCGACATAACTGCCCTTCATGCCTGCAAAAATCAACTAAAGTCTTTAACTATGCACAGTCTGAAATGTTTGAAAATGTCTACACCAAAGTTCTTAGAAGTAATAAGGGAACTGAAGCATCTGATCCACCTTGATATCTCAGATGAGCAGCATTCCACATCAGACATTCCTTGTCGTTTGCTGGAGCAAAAAGACATTCTGCCTAATCTTGTATCTCTGGATATTTCTGGAAGTAAATCCATTACAGATGAGGCTGTAGAAGCATTTGTAAAGCAGCATCCAAGAATGAGTTTTGTGGGGTTGCTTGGAACTGAAGCTGGATACACAGACTTCCTTTCAGGAGAAGGAACCCTGaag GTATCAGgaggagaaaatgaaatgcaaatttCAGAGGCTTTGAAACGCTACAGCGAGAGAGCATGTTTTGTGAAGGAAGCCTTTTTTCATCTTTTTACTCAGACATGTTTTATGAGAATTACAAAACCTGAAATTCTAAAG CTTGTGATTATTGGAATGAGAAATCACCCTTTGGATTTGGCAGTACAGTTGACTGCTAGTGCCTGTGCCCTCAATTTAACTAGGCAAGGTTTAGCAGCAGGCATGCCTGTTCGTCTGCTCTCCAGTGTGATCCAGTTGCTTCTAAAAGCTATGGAAACTTTTCCTGAACAGCAGCAG CTCCAGAAGAATTGTCTTCTTTCATTATCCAGTGTTAGGATTCTGCAAGATGTTCCATTTAACAG GTTTGCAGCTGCTAAATTTGTTGTTCAATGGTTATGTAACCAGGAAAATCAACATATACAAAGAATTGCAGTTAACATAATCTCTATCCTGGCACTTAAG CTTTCAGATGAACAAGCAGCACAGCTTACTTCAGAGTTCTACATTGTTGTTGGG AAACTTCTGGAAATAATTGAACAGAAAACAAATCAGAATGAATTGGATACAACTTTCCATTTTACACTGAGTGCACTTTGGAATCTCACAGATGAAGCTCCAACTACCTGCCGACATTTCATTGATAACAAAGGATTAGAACTTTTCCTGAGAGTTTTAGAG ACATTTTCTTCTGATTCTTCTATACAGCACAAAGTCCTCGGCCTTCTG AACAATGTAGCAGAAGTGAGAGAGCTACATTCCAAGTTAATGCAGAAGGATTTCATAGATCACGTCAGTGAATTGCTGAGCAGTGCTGAAATGGAAGTTGGTTACTTCTCAGCTGGGATTATTGCCAATTTGCTATCTAGAGGTGAACAAGCCTGGACGTTGAGTCAGACACAAAGAAGATCCCTAATTGAAAAACTG CACTCAGCCCTCCTGAAGTGGCCAACACCAGAATGCAAGATGGTAGCACTTCCAGCTTATAG
- the LOC121928739 gene encoding protein zyg-11 homolog B-like isoform X5, with amino-acid sequence MVRFLHIQNRQRAPLTLCGECPAVQAEASPYSLVDICLNVLVADLEKFCVERPDGSLCLKESERLPQEVADRLLQTMAYRELLNDGTVGIFRGNQMRLKQACIRKAKISAQSFKKAFCHHKLVELDAAGMNDAVTVTDVVHGLGSSTWIQNNLQCLVLDSLTISPSNPYERCFSQLSGLRSLSITNVLFHNEDLAEVTSLPKLESLDISNTSVSDITALHACKNQLKSLTMHSLKCLKMSTPKFLEVIRELKHLIHLDISDEQHSTSDIPCRLLEQKDILPNLVSLDISGSKSITDEAVEAFVKQHPRMSFVGLLGTEAGYTDFLSGEGTLKVSGGENEMQISEALKRYSERACFVKEAFFHLFTQTCFMRITKPEILKLVIIGMRNHPLDLAVQLTASACALNLTRQGLAAGMPVRLLSSVIQLLLKAMETFPEQQQLQKNCLLSLSSVRILQDVPFNRFAAAKFVVQWLCNQENQHIQRIAVNIISILALKLSDEQAAQLTSEFYIVVGKLLEIIEQKTNQNELDTTFHFTLSALWNLTDEAPTTCRHFIDNKGLELFLRVLETFSSDSSIQHKVLGLLNNVAEVRELHSKLMQKDFIDHVSELLSSAEMEVGYFSAGIIANLLSRGEQAWTLSQTQRRSLIEKLHSALLKWPTPECKMVALPAYRSLRPFYPLLDCFALPGVQIWAAWAILHICCKTLKDENACYLNSD; translated from the exons ATGGTGCGGTTCCTGCACATCCAGAACCGGCAGCGAGCGCCGCTGACCCTCTGCGGGGAGTGTCCGGCTGTGCAG GCTGAAGCATCACCATATTCTCTAGTTGACATCTGCTTGAACGTCTTAGTAGCTGATTTAGAAAAATTCTGTGTAGAAAGGCCAGATGGGTCATTGTGTCTCAAAGAATCTGAAAGGCTTCCTCAAGAAGTGGCTGACCGATTGCTGCAGACAATGGCATATCGAG aGCTGCTTAATGATGGCACAGTGGGCATCTTCCGGGGGAACCAAATGCGTTTGAAGCAAGCTTGTATCCGGAAGGCTAAAATCTCAGCCCAGTCATTTAAAAAAGCCTTTTGTCATCATAAACTAGTTGAACTTGATGCTGCAGGAATGAATGATGCGGTTACTGTTACAGACGTGGTGCATGGGCTGGGTAGCAGTACCTGGATTCAGAACAACCTTCAGTGCCTTGTTTTAGACTCATTAACTATTTCCCCATCAAATCCTTATGAAAGATGTTTTAGTCAGTTATCTGGTCTTCGCTCTTTGAGCATTACCAATGTGCTTTTCCACAATGAAGATCTAGCTGAAGTTACTTCCCTGCCAAAATTAGAAAGCTTGGACATATCCAATACTTCTGTCTCCGACATAACTGCCCTTCATGCCTGCAAAAATCAACTAAAGTCTTTAACTATGCACAGTCTGAAATGTTTGAAAATGTCTACACCAAAGTTCTTAGAAGTAATAAGGGAACTGAAGCATCTGATCCACCTTGATATCTCAGATGAGCAGCATTCCACATCAGACATTCCTTGTCGTTTGCTGGAGCAAAAAGACATTCTGCCTAATCTTGTATCTCTGGATATTTCTGGAAGTAAATCCATTACAGATGAGGCTGTAGAAGCATTTGTAAAGCAGCATCCAAGAATGAGTTTTGTGGGGTTGCTTGGAACTGAAGCTGGATACACAGACTTCCTTTCAGGAGAAGGAACCCTGaag GTATCAGgaggagaaaatgaaatgcaaatttCAGAGGCTTTGAAACGCTACAGCGAGAGAGCATGTTTTGTGAAGGAAGCCTTTTTTCATCTTTTTACTCAGACATGTTTTATGAGAATTACAAAACCTGAAATTCTAAAG CTTGTGATTATTGGAATGAGAAATCACCCTTTGGATTTGGCAGTACAGTTGACTGCTAGTGCCTGTGCCCTCAATTTAACTAGGCAAGGTTTAGCAGCAGGCATGCCTGTTCGTCTGCTCTCCAGTGTGATCCAGTTGCTTCTAAAAGCTATGGAAACTTTTCCTGAACAGCAGCAG CTCCAGAAGAATTGTCTTCTTTCATTATCCAGTGTTAGGATTCTGCAAGATGTTCCATTTAACAG GTTTGCAGCTGCTAAATTTGTTGTTCAATGGTTATGTAACCAGGAAAATCAACATATACAAAGAATTGCAGTTAACATAATCTCTATCCTGGCACTTAAG CTTTCAGATGAACAAGCAGCACAGCTTACTTCAGAGTTCTACATTGTTGTTGGG AAACTTCTGGAAATAATTGAACAGAAAACAAATCAGAATGAATTGGATACAACTTTCCATTTTACACTGAGTGCACTTTGGAATCTCACAGATGAAGCTCCAACTACCTGCCGACATTTCATTGATAACAAAGGATTAGAACTTTTCCTGAGAGTTTTAGAG ACATTTTCTTCTGATTCTTCTATACAGCACAAAGTCCTCGGCCTTCTG AACAATGTAGCAGAAGTGAGAGAGCTACATTCCAAGTTAATGCAGAAGGATTTCATAGATCACGTCAGTGAATTGCTGAGCAGTGCTGAAATGGAAGTTGGTTACTTCTCAGCTGGGATTATTGCCAATTTGCTATCTAGAGGTGAACAAGCCTGGACGTTGAGTCAGACACAAAGAAGATCCCTAATTGAAAAACTG CACTCAGCCCTCCTGAAGTGGCCAACACCAGAATGCAAGATGGTAGCACTTCCAGCTTATAG
- the LOC121928739 gene encoding protein zyg-11 homolog B-like isoform X3, with translation MVRFLHIQNRQRAPLTLCGECPAVQAEASPYSLVDICLNVLVADLEKFCVERPDGSLCLKESERLPQEVADRLLQTMAYRELLNDGTVGIFRGNQMRLKQACIRKAKISAQSFKKAFCHHKLVELDAAGMNDAVTVTDVVHGLGSSTWIQNNLQCLVLDSLTISPSNPYERCFSQLSGLRSLSITNVLFHNEDLAEVTSLPKLESLDISNTSVSDITALHACKNQLKSLTMHSLKCLKMSTPKFLEVIRELKHLIHLDISDEQHSTSDIPCRLLEQKDILPNLVSLDISGSKSITDEAVEAFVKQHPRMSFVGLLGTEAGYTDFLSGEGTLKVSGGENEMQISEALKRYSERACFVKEAFFHLFTQTCFMRITKPEILKLVIIGMRNHPLDLAVQLTASACALNLTRQGLAAGMPVRLLSSVIQLLLKAMETFPEQQQLQKNCLLSLSSVRILQDVPFNRFAAAKFVVQWLCNQENQHIQRIAVNIISILALKLSDEQAAQLTSEFYIVVGKLLEIIEQKTNQNELDTTFHFTLSALWNLTDEAPTTCRHFIDNKGLELFLRVLETFSSDSSIQHKVLGLLNNVAEVRELHSKLMQKDFIDHVSELLSSAEMEVGYFSAGIIANLLSRGEQAWTLSQTQRRSLIEKLHSALLKWPTPECKMVALPAYRSLRPFYPLLDCFALPGVQIWAAWAILHICCKTHSTSTPGFTNCGLLEDPNLQTMSWMPRDTYIVAATIHLECC, from the exons ATGGTGCGGTTCCTGCACATCCAGAACCGGCAGCGAGCGCCGCTGACCCTCTGCGGGGAGTGTCCGGCTGTGCAG GCTGAAGCATCACCATATTCTCTAGTTGACATCTGCTTGAACGTCTTAGTAGCTGATTTAGAAAAATTCTGTGTAGAAAGGCCAGATGGGTCATTGTGTCTCAAAGAATCTGAAAGGCTTCCTCAAGAAGTGGCTGACCGATTGCTGCAGACAATGGCATATCGAG aGCTGCTTAATGATGGCACAGTGGGCATCTTCCGGGGGAACCAAATGCGTTTGAAGCAAGCTTGTATCCGGAAGGCTAAAATCTCAGCCCAGTCATTTAAAAAAGCCTTTTGTCATCATAAACTAGTTGAACTTGATGCTGCAGGAATGAATGATGCGGTTACTGTTACAGACGTGGTGCATGGGCTGGGTAGCAGTACCTGGATTCAGAACAACCTTCAGTGCCTTGTTTTAGACTCATTAACTATTTCCCCATCAAATCCTTATGAAAGATGTTTTAGTCAGTTATCTGGTCTTCGCTCTTTGAGCATTACCAATGTGCTTTTCCACAATGAAGATCTAGCTGAAGTTACTTCCCTGCCAAAATTAGAAAGCTTGGACATATCCAATACTTCTGTCTCCGACATAACTGCCCTTCATGCCTGCAAAAATCAACTAAAGTCTTTAACTATGCACAGTCTGAAATGTTTGAAAATGTCTACACCAAAGTTCTTAGAAGTAATAAGGGAACTGAAGCATCTGATCCACCTTGATATCTCAGATGAGCAGCATTCCACATCAGACATTCCTTGTCGTTTGCTGGAGCAAAAAGACATTCTGCCTAATCTTGTATCTCTGGATATTTCTGGAAGTAAATCCATTACAGATGAGGCTGTAGAAGCATTTGTAAAGCAGCATCCAAGAATGAGTTTTGTGGGGTTGCTTGGAACTGAAGCTGGATACACAGACTTCCTTTCAGGAGAAGGAACCCTGaag GTATCAGgaggagaaaatgaaatgcaaatttCAGAGGCTTTGAAACGCTACAGCGAGAGAGCATGTTTTGTGAAGGAAGCCTTTTTTCATCTTTTTACTCAGACATGTTTTATGAGAATTACAAAACCTGAAATTCTAAAG CTTGTGATTATTGGAATGAGAAATCACCCTTTGGATTTGGCAGTACAGTTGACTGCTAGTGCCTGTGCCCTCAATTTAACTAGGCAAGGTTTAGCAGCAGGCATGCCTGTTCGTCTGCTCTCCAGTGTGATCCAGTTGCTTCTAAAAGCTATGGAAACTTTTCCTGAACAGCAGCAG CTCCAGAAGAATTGTCTTCTTTCATTATCCAGTGTTAGGATTCTGCAAGATGTTCCATTTAACAG GTTTGCAGCTGCTAAATTTGTTGTTCAATGGTTATGTAACCAGGAAAATCAACATATACAAAGAATTGCAGTTAACATAATCTCTATCCTGGCACTTAAG CTTTCAGATGAACAAGCAGCACAGCTTACTTCAGAGTTCTACATTGTTGTTGGG AAACTTCTGGAAATAATTGAACAGAAAACAAATCAGAATGAATTGGATACAACTTTCCATTTTACACTGAGTGCACTTTGGAATCTCACAGATGAAGCTCCAACTACCTGCCGACATTTCATTGATAACAAAGGATTAGAACTTTTCCTGAGAGTTTTAGAG ACATTTTCTTCTGATTCTTCTATACAGCACAAAGTCCTCGGCCTTCTG AACAATGTAGCAGAAGTGAGAGAGCTACATTCCAAGTTAATGCAGAAGGATTTCATAGATCACGTCAGTGAATTGCTGAGCAGTGCTGAAATGGAAGTTGGTTACTTCTCAGCTGGGATTATTGCCAATTTGCTATCTAGAGGTGAACAAGCCTGGACGTTGAGTCAGACACAAAGAAGATCCCTAATTGAAAAACTG CACTCAGCCCTCCTGAAGTGGCCAACACCAGAATGCAAGATGGTAGCACTTCCAGCTTATAG
- the LOC121928739 gene encoding protein zyg-11 homolog B-like isoform X6: MVRFLHIQNRQRAPLTLCGECPAVQAEASPYSLVDICLNVLVADLEKFCVERPDGSLCLKESERLPQEVADRLLQTMAYRELLNDGTVGIFRGNQMRLKQACIRKAKISAQSFKKAFCHHKLVELDAAGMNDAVTVTDVVHGLGSSTWIQNNLQCLVLDSLTISPSNPYERCFSQLSGLRSLSITNVLFHNEDLAEVTSLPKLESLDISNTSVSDITALHACKNQLKSLTMHSLKCLKMSTPKFLEVIRELKHLIHLDISDEQHSTSDIPCRLLEQKDILPNLVSLDISGSKSITDEAVEAFVKQHPRMSFVGLLGTEAGYTDFLSGEGTLKVSGGENEMQISEALKRYSERACFVKEAFFHLFTQTCFMRITKPEILKLVIIGMRNHPLDLAVQLTASACALNLTRQGLAAGMPVRLLSSVIQLLLKAMETFPEQQQLQKNCLLSLSSVRILQDVPFNRFAAAKFVVQWLCNQENQHIQRIAVNIISILALKLSDEQAAQLTSEFYIVVGKLLEIIEQKTNQNELDTTFHFTLSALWNLTDEAPTTCRHFIDNKGLELFLRVLETFSSDSSIQHKVLGLLNNVAEVRELHSKLMQKDFIDHVSELLSSAEMEVGYFSAGIIANLLSRGEQAWTLSQTQRRSLIEKLHSALLKWPTPECKMVALPAYRSLRPFYPLLDCFALPGVQIWAAWAILHICCKTQLDA; the protein is encoded by the exons ATGGTGCGGTTCCTGCACATCCAGAACCGGCAGCGAGCGCCGCTGACCCTCTGCGGGGAGTGTCCGGCTGTGCAG GCTGAAGCATCACCATATTCTCTAGTTGACATCTGCTTGAACGTCTTAGTAGCTGATTTAGAAAAATTCTGTGTAGAAAGGCCAGATGGGTCATTGTGTCTCAAAGAATCTGAAAGGCTTCCTCAAGAAGTGGCTGACCGATTGCTGCAGACAATGGCATATCGAG aGCTGCTTAATGATGGCACAGTGGGCATCTTCCGGGGGAACCAAATGCGTTTGAAGCAAGCTTGTATCCGGAAGGCTAAAATCTCAGCCCAGTCATTTAAAAAAGCCTTTTGTCATCATAAACTAGTTGAACTTGATGCTGCAGGAATGAATGATGCGGTTACTGTTACAGACGTGGTGCATGGGCTGGGTAGCAGTACCTGGATTCAGAACAACCTTCAGTGCCTTGTTTTAGACTCATTAACTATTTCCCCATCAAATCCTTATGAAAGATGTTTTAGTCAGTTATCTGGTCTTCGCTCTTTGAGCATTACCAATGTGCTTTTCCACAATGAAGATCTAGCTGAAGTTACTTCCCTGCCAAAATTAGAAAGCTTGGACATATCCAATACTTCTGTCTCCGACATAACTGCCCTTCATGCCTGCAAAAATCAACTAAAGTCTTTAACTATGCACAGTCTGAAATGTTTGAAAATGTCTACACCAAAGTTCTTAGAAGTAATAAGGGAACTGAAGCATCTGATCCACCTTGATATCTCAGATGAGCAGCATTCCACATCAGACATTCCTTGTCGTTTGCTGGAGCAAAAAGACATTCTGCCTAATCTTGTATCTCTGGATATTTCTGGAAGTAAATCCATTACAGATGAGGCTGTAGAAGCATTTGTAAAGCAGCATCCAAGAATGAGTTTTGTGGGGTTGCTTGGAACTGAAGCTGGATACACAGACTTCCTTTCAGGAGAAGGAACCCTGaag GTATCAGgaggagaaaatgaaatgcaaatttCAGAGGCTTTGAAACGCTACAGCGAGAGAGCATGTTTTGTGAAGGAAGCCTTTTTTCATCTTTTTACTCAGACATGTTTTATGAGAATTACAAAACCTGAAATTCTAAAG CTTGTGATTATTGGAATGAGAAATCACCCTTTGGATTTGGCAGTACAGTTGACTGCTAGTGCCTGTGCCCTCAATTTAACTAGGCAAGGTTTAGCAGCAGGCATGCCTGTTCGTCTGCTCTCCAGTGTGATCCAGTTGCTTCTAAAAGCTATGGAAACTTTTCCTGAACAGCAGCAG CTCCAGAAGAATTGTCTTCTTTCATTATCCAGTGTTAGGATTCTGCAAGATGTTCCATTTAACAG GTTTGCAGCTGCTAAATTTGTTGTTCAATGGTTATGTAACCAGGAAAATCAACATATACAAAGAATTGCAGTTAACATAATCTCTATCCTGGCACTTAAG CTTTCAGATGAACAAGCAGCACAGCTTACTTCAGAGTTCTACATTGTTGTTGGG AAACTTCTGGAAATAATTGAACAGAAAACAAATCAGAATGAATTGGATACAACTTTCCATTTTACACTGAGTGCACTTTGGAATCTCACAGATGAAGCTCCAACTACCTGCCGACATTTCATTGATAACAAAGGATTAGAACTTTTCCTGAGAGTTTTAGAG ACATTTTCTTCTGATTCTTCTATACAGCACAAAGTCCTCGGCCTTCTG AACAATGTAGCAGAAGTGAGAGAGCTACATTCCAAGTTAATGCAGAAGGATTTCATAGATCACGTCAGTGAATTGCTGAGCAGTGCTGAAATGGAAGTTGGTTACTTCTCAGCTGGGATTATTGCCAATTTGCTATCTAGAGGTGAACAAGCCTGGACGTTGAGTCAGACACAAAGAAGATCCCTAATTGAAAAACTG CACTCAGCCCTCCTGAAGTGGCCAACACCAGAATGCAAGATGGTAGCACTTCCAGCTTATAG